TGAATTCTCCATTTTCACCCGGTTTTACGTAGATCGCAGATAAATCCAGCTTTCTCTTTCTTTCAATGAAGAAACTGACCAGCATGATCCCCGTAATTGGACCGTACATGGAGCCGATAAAGCTATAGAACATATACAGTGCAGCCGTACCATTTACCAGCTTCCAAGGTAAAATGACAGTCCCCAATACAGCTGTCAAGATAGCCGCTGATTTCACTGTAAACATTTTCGGAAGAAGCGCTGTCATTTGCAGTCCAGATGGAAGCAAATTCCCAAACACAACATAGCTCGTCGAACCTATATTCAGTGCCAGCAACAAAATAATGACGGCAACCGGATTCCCAATTTGATCAATGGCAACGACTACATTAAAGTCTTTGATGCCAAACGCGATTTGCGTCCCAACCAACAATCCTACACACGTAATTCCAAACAAGATGTAGGATGCAATCATTCCAAGCGGCAGACCAATCATCGGAGCTTTCGGGTGTTTTGCCCTTTGCGTAAGGTCTGCGATATTGACAATCGGGCCACCCCAGTTCGATACCAAAGCACTTACACACGCGATAAATACAAGCCAATTCTCCATCGGTTTGGCAGGAGCATAAGCAAAGATTGGACCAAATCCGCCAGCAACGCTGATCGCCCAAATTGCTGCACCTACGATGAAAATATAGATGATCGGTGAAGACCATTTACTAAACAGACTGAGAATTTTCATTCCACCTAAAAACAATCCAACAGTAATGACCCAGAGGATCACATAAGACAGCATGGTTGGGAAATCTAATCCGAGAAAATCAAAGCCTGGAACCATACTCTTATAGCCAGGGAATATTTTCTCAAAAATGACATTAAAGGATTGGGCGCCAATAATTGTTTTTGTCCCAAAAAACACAACACCAGCGATAAGCCCGCGACATATAGCAGGAATGACCGAGCCTTTTACCCCAAAGGAGCTGCGCAACAGCATCGAATAGCCAATCCCGTACTTCGTTCCCGCATAGCCATTCAACACATAGCCAGCCGAAACAATCAAGGCAGCAATCATGACTGCCCACAAGACTTGCGGAACGGATAATCCGAGGACAAAGAATCCGGCTACCGTCATGTACGACATGAGATTGTGCACAGCGCCCATCCATACGGTCACGTAGTTAAAGGTGCCCCAATCTCGATTTTCGGAAGTCTTTGGCAAAATATCGTCCGCGTATCCATAGGACTTGAATTCTTCATATGATTCCTTTACGTTTGCCTGTCCCATGTTCATTCACCTTCCTCTTTCAACTCAGCTTTCGCAACCTTCTTTTGCTGCGAAAGCTGAGTCACCTAGGATGAAAAGCTATTGGCTAATCGTTTCCGTCACTGCGAGCAATGCCTTTTCAAAAGCTTCCATCGGCGGATACGTAATACCCGCACCGATCATACCGATGCCTGCATCTTTATGCGCAATGGCGGTGTTGATAATCGGCAGAATGCCTGTCTGGATCACCTGGCGAATATCGATTCCTGTCGGTACTCCGCTAAAGTCCAAGAGCGGAATCGTGACGTTTGGATTTTCGGCTGTGGTGATTTCTTTCATCGTGGTGGAGAAGCCGATCGCTTCTTCAACCGTTCCGCCTACGAGCGCAACAATCGCTGGAGCTGCCGCCATCGCGAAGCCACCGATCCCATATGTTTCGGTGATCGCACTGTCCCCGATATCCAAGCCGGAATCCTCTGGCTTGTAGCCTGCAAACATCGGACCAATTACCTTTTGTGCTGGTCCAGTAAACCATGTGTTGCCAGCCATGCCGCTTACACGAATACCGAACTCTACCCCATTGCGCGCCATTGTGGTGACAATCGTGCTGTTTTCGATTCCATGTGCTGCATCCAGCGCGCATTTGCACATCGCCATCCATGTCGGGCCAGAGAAGTAATCGCTGCTCGCTACGAATTCGAATACTTCGCGCTTTTGCTCTTTTGTGAAATCTGT
This genomic stretch from Brevibacillus brevis harbors:
- a CDS encoding cytosine permease gives rise to the protein MGQANVKESYEEFKSYGYADDILPKTSENRDWGTFNYVTVWMGAVHNLMSYMTVAGFFVLGLSVPQVLWAVMIAALIVSAGYVLNGYAGTKYGIGYSMLLRSSFGVKGSVIPAICRGLIAGVVFFGTKTIIGAQSFNVIFEKIFPGYKSMVPGFDFLGLDFPTMLSYVILWVITVGLFLGGMKILSLFSKWSSPIIYIFIVGAAIWAISVAGGFGPIFAYAPAKPMENWLVFIACVSALVSNWGGPIVNIADLTQRAKHPKAPMIGLPLGMIASYILFGITCVGLLVGTQIAFGIKDFNVVVAIDQIGNPVAVIILLLALNIGSTSYVVFGNLLPSGLQMTALLPKMFTVKSAAILTAVLGTVILPWKLVNGTAALYMFYSFIGSMYGPITGIMLVSFFIERKRKLDLSAIYVKPGENGEFKNGFNMVACGVLIVSFLITLSGSFLPNVPLLANISKSAFLSGSIISGVLYALCYKWNKPSTITQSETTAKVS